From a single Rutidosis leptorrhynchoides isolate AG116_Rl617_1_P2 chromosome 5, CSIRO_AGI_Rlap_v1, whole genome shotgun sequence genomic region:
- the LOC139847521 gene encoding uncharacterized protein isoform X4 gives MQHIVLLQEKKYIKQVPVFTNASKPSTGKNYIHQVLVFTTASRPFTGKNYIQQVPVLTTASKPFTAKNLYTVRKKLQTTGPLYSPLPLSHLLEKTTYNMSLYSPLPLSLLLFGVTRKIK, from the exons gaaaaaaaatacataaaacagGTCCCTGTATTCACCAATGCCTCAAAGCCCTCTActg GAAAAAACTACATACATCAGGTCCTTGTATTCACCACTGCATCTAGGCCTTTTACtg GAAAAAACTACATACAACAGGTCCCTGTATTGACCACTGCCTCTAAGCCCTTTActg CCAAAAACTTGTACACCGTTAGGAAAAAACTACAAACTACAGGTCCCCTGTATTCACCACTGCCTTTGAGCCATTTACTG GAAAAAACTACATACAACATGTCTCTGTATTCACCACTGCCTCTAAGCCTTTTACTG TTCGGCGTCACCAGAAAGATCAAATAA
- the LOC139847521 gene encoding uncharacterized protein isoform X7: MQHIVLLQEKKYIKQVPVFTNASKPSTGKNYIHQVLVFTTASRPFTGKNYIQQVPVLTTASKPFTAKNLYTVRKKLQTTGPLYSPLPLSHLLEKTTYNMSLYSPLPLSLLL, from the exons gaaaaaaaatacataaaacagGTCCCTGTATTCACCAATGCCTCAAAGCCCTCTActg GAAAAAACTACATACATCAGGTCCTTGTATTCACCACTGCATCTAGGCCTTTTACtg GAAAAAACTACATACAACAGGTCCCTGTATTGACCACTGCCTCTAAGCCCTTTActg CCAAAAACTTGTACACCGTTAGGAAAAAACTACAAACTACAGGTCCCCTGTATTCACCACTGCCTTTGAGCCATTTACTG GAAAAAACTACATACAACATGTCTCTGTATTCACCACTGCCTCTAAGCCTTTTACTG
- the LOC139847521 gene encoding uncharacterized protein isoform X3 — translation MQHIVLLQEKKYIKQVPVFTNASKPSTGKNYIHQVLVFTTASRPFTGKNYIQQVPVLTTASKPFTAKNLYTVRKKLQTTGPLYSPLPLSHLLEKTTYNMSLYSPLPLSLLLVSSASPERSNNETFCRSSGRKK, via the exons gaaaaaaaatacataaaacagGTCCCTGTATTCACCAATGCCTCAAAGCCCTCTActg GAAAAAACTACATACATCAGGTCCTTGTATTCACCACTGCATCTAGGCCTTTTACtg GAAAAAACTACATACAACAGGTCCCTGTATTGACCACTGCCTCTAAGCCCTTTActg CCAAAAACTTGTACACCGTTAGGAAAAAACTACAAACTACAGGTCCCCTGTATTCACCACTGCCTTTGAGCCATTTACTG GAAAAAACTACATACAACATGTCTCTGTATTCACCACTGCCTCTAAGCCTTTTACTGGTAAG TTCGGCGTCACCAGAAAGATCAAATAACGAAACATTTTGCCGGAGTAGTGGAAGGAAAAAATGA
- the LOC139847522 gene encoding uncharacterized protein isoform X1, producing MFLAKQDGIDSFPTEFEQLLDKQYLFKVDLSEMNVKFGYRVYTVQKLCSDPNVISEFIKSYPNPQSEDHCLDGNADNSTDSVSHLKDVSECGSSGTACDSVRGGTSTGFSPLKKSIKQEPGTSPMSVKSKSSATKTQRSILPE from the exons ATGTTCCTTGCCAAACAGGATGGAATTGATTCTTTTCCTACTGAATTTGAACAATTGTTGGACAAACAGTATCTTTTCAAGGTGGATCTTTCGGAAATGAATGTGAAGTTCGGTTATCGTGTTTATACAGTACAGAAACTTTGCTCAGATCCCAATGTTATATCAGAATTCATTAAAAGTTATCCCAACCCTCAA AGTGAAGATCATTGTTTGGATGGGAATGCTGATAACTCAACTGATAGTGTCagccatttgaaagatgtaagtgaG TGTGGTTCGTCGGGAACGGCGTGCGACAGTGTACGTGGTGGTACTTCTACTGGCTTTAGCCCATTGAAGAAGAGCATAAAGCAAGAACCTGGTACTTCACCTATGTCAGTGAAGTCGAAGTCTTCTGCAACAAAGACCCAAAGGTCCATCTTGCCCGAGTGA
- the LOC139847522 gene encoding uncharacterized protein isoform X2, translated as MFLAKQDGIDSFPTEFEQLLDKQYLFKVDLSEMNVKFGYRVYTVQKLCSDPNVISEFIKSYPNPQSEDHCLDGNADNSTDSVSHLKDCGSSGTACDSVRGGTSTGFSPLKKSIKQEPGTSPMSVKSKSSATKTQRSILPE; from the exons ATGTTCCTTGCCAAACAGGATGGAATTGATTCTTTTCCTACTGAATTTGAACAATTGTTGGACAAACAGTATCTTTTCAAGGTGGATCTTTCGGAAATGAATGTGAAGTTCGGTTATCGTGTTTATACAGTACAGAAACTTTGCTCAGATCCCAATGTTATATCAGAATTCATTAAAAGTTATCCCAACCCTCAA AGTGAAGATCATTGTTTGGATGGGAATGCTGATAACTCAACTGATAGTGTCagccatttgaaagat TGTGGTTCGTCGGGAACGGCGTGCGACAGTGTACGTGGTGGTACTTCTACTGGCTTTAGCCCATTGAAGAAGAGCATAAAGCAAGAACCTGGTACTTCACCTATGTCAGTGAAGTCGAAGTCTTCTGCAACAAAGACCCAAAGGTCCATCTTGCCCGAGTGA